A genomic stretch from Juglans microcarpa x Juglans regia isolate MS1-56 chromosome 3S, Jm3101_v1.0, whole genome shotgun sequence includes:
- the LOC121257356 gene encoding uncharacterized protein LOC121257356: MGPVVLTQLATGLSVLAGAVLVKSVMEQKPMAGPFPRCPSCNGTGRVSCLCSRWSDDDVGCRSCAGSGRMACRSCGGNGTSRPLPAQLIVRPPNRPS; this comes from the coding sequence ATGGGTCCTGTCGTGTTGACTCAGCTGGCCACGGGTCTGAGCGTGTTGGCCGGGGCAGTGTTGGTCAAGTCGGTCATGGAACAGAAGCCAATGGCCGGCCCGTTCCCGCGGTGCCCCAGTTGCAACGGAACAGGCCGGGTCTCCTGCCTCTGCTCCCGCTGGTCCGACGACGATGTCGGCTGCCGTTCATGTGCCGGATCCGGTCGAATGGCGTGTAGAAGCTGTGGCGGGAACGGTACGAGCCGGCCCTTACCTGCCCAACTCATCGTACGACCACCAAACCGTCCCTCTTAA